The following DNA comes from Chloroflexia bacterium SDU3-3.
ATCTCGGCGATGCCGATGGTGGGGTGGGTGTCGTTTAGCTGGATGGCGGCGCGGTCGGGCAGGCGGTCGAAGTCGCCCTGGGCCGCCGGGGCGCGCAGGATGTCGGCCAGCGAGCAGGCCACAAAGAAGTACTGCTGCTCCAGGCGCAGCTGCTTGCCCTGCGGGGTCGAGTCCTCGGGGTAGAGCACCTTCGAGATGTTTTCGGAGCGGGTCTTGTCCTCCACGGCGCGCTCGTAGTCGCCCGCGTTGAACGACTGGAGGTTGAAGGAGTGGTTGGCTTTGGCGCTCCACAGGCGCAGGGTGTTGACATTGCCGGTGCGGTAGCCGGGCACCATCATGTTGTAGGGCACGCCCAGCACGCTGCGCGCGTGCTTCCAGCGGCGGCGCAGGCGGCCAAACTCGTCGGTGTAGCTCTCCACCGTGCCGCCGAAGCCGATCTCGATCTCGGTGTCGGGGTGGGGGAACTCCCAGGGGTTGCCGCGCTTGAGCCACTCGTCGGGGTGCTCGGTCTGCCAGCCGTCCTGGAAGCTCTGCTGGAAGATGCCGTACTCGTAGCGGATGCCGTAGCCGATGCTGGGCATCTTGAGCGTGGCCAGCGAGTCGAGGAAGCAGGCGGCCAGCCGCCCCAGGCCGCCGTTGCCCAGGCCTGGCTCGGCCTCTTGCGCGGCGATCTCGTCCATGTTCAGGCCCAGCTCGGCCATGGCCTGCTTGGCGGTCTCGGTCAGGCCGGTGTTGAGCAGGGCGTTTTCGAGCTGGCGGCCCAGCAGGTACTCGGCGGAGAGGTAGTAGATCGTCTTGGCGTTTGCCGCCGCGTAGGTGTGCAGCGTCTTCAGCCAGCGCTGGATGAGCCGATCGCGCACCGTGTAGCTGAGCGCCATGTACTGATCGTTCGGCGTGGCGAAGCTGATGTCTTTGCCCTGCAGGTAGGCTAGGTTGTCCAGAAAGGCGCGCTTGAAGGTATCGACGGTCATACCTGTGCGGGTATGGACCTCACGCTGTGCCGTCATGCTGTCTCCTCGTAAGCCTAAAGATTCAAACAGATACCGTAGCAGTGCTACGGCAGGTGCTGCGTCGCTATAGGAGCTAAACCGGTTAACCCCATACTAGTATAGGATGCTTGCTGGTGGCGTGCAACTGGCGCACGGTAGCGAAGCCAAAACCGCCGCGCCTGCGCTGGGCGGGCGTGCGCTTGTGTTATAATGCCCGCTTGGTATACCAGGGCAGCAAGGCACCCGATGCTGCCACCCGTACTGTGTATCGTAACACGTTGAGAACGGACGAATGATTACAACAAGCGAACTAAAAAAAGGCGTTGTGCTACTTATGGAAGGCGATCTGCTGCGGATCGCCGACTTTCAGCATGTGAAGCAGGGCCGAGGCAGCGCCTACGTGCGCCTGACGCTTCGCAACGTGCGCTCGGGCGCGACGGTGACGAAGACTGTGCAGGCGGGCGAGAAGTTTGACACCGCCGATCTGGATGTGCGCAAGGTGCAGTACCTCTACCGTGAGGGCGACGACTTCTACTTCATGGACAACGAGACCTTCGAGCAGCCGATCGTGCCCGCCGCGATCATCGGCGACGCGGCCAGCTACATCCGCGAGGATGACACGGTCTCGCTGCTGACATACGAGGGCGAGGTGCTGGACATCTCGCTGCCGCCCAGCGTGGTGCTAGAGGTGGCCGAGACCGAGCCGGGTTACAAGGGCGACACCGCCTCGGGCGCTATGAAGCCCGCGATCATGTCCACCGGCCTGCGGGTGATGGTCCCGCTGTTTGTGGGCGTGGGCGAGCAGCTGCGGGTGGACACGCGCACGGGCGCCTACATCGAGCGCGTCGGCTAGAGGGCTTGCACAGGGCCAGGGCGCACCGGCTGGCGCGCCCTGGCAGCGCTATTCCGACTGTTGTTTTTGAACTTTTGCGGAGCGACCATGACCGACATGCCCCAGGATCAGCAGGGATCAGCCGATGAGTTTGGCCTCGAGGCCGTGCGCGAGCTGCTGCGCCTGATCAGCGCCACCGATGTGACCGAGATTCAGATCGAGCGCGGCGCGACCAAGCTGCATATCAAACGTGGCCAGCAGGTGGCTGCCGCCCCTGCGCCCAGCTTCGCCCCCGCACCCAGCTCTACCGCAGCCGCCGCGCCTGCCGCCGCGCCCGCCGCTGGCCACGCCGCGCCTGCTGAATACGAGCCGCCAGCGGGCAGCTCGACGATCGTATCGCCGATGGTCGGCACCTTCTACTCGGCCAGCACGCCCAAAGACCCCGCGTTTGTGAACGAGGGCGACCTCATCCAGGCGGGCGATGTGGTGGGTATCGTCGAGGCGATGAAGATTATGAACGAGGTCGATAGCGAGTTCTCGGGCCGGATCGCGCGAATCTTGGTGACGAACGGCCAGCCGGTCGAGTACGGCCAGCCGCTCATGATCATCGAGCCAGCCTAGCCGCACCCCCTATCTACATGCAGGGCGCAGGGCTGCCTGTGCCGCTGCATCTTTTTTTCTATGCAGATTCTTTCGGTCTCTCATCTGAACAGCTACCTGCGCGAGCTGATCGACGCCGACCCCATCCTCAGCGATGTGTGGGTCGAGGGCGAGATCTTCGACTTTAAGCAGGCGTCGTCGGGCCACTGGTACTTCTCGCTGAAAGAGGGCGAGGCCACATTGGCGGCGGCGTGCTGGCGCTCGAACGTGGCGCGGATCGGCTACCGCCCGCAGAATGGCGAGGCCGTGCTGGCCCACGGGCGGGTGGGCTTCTACGAGGCCAGCGGCAAGCTGCAGCTGTATGTCGACATGATCCGCCCTTCTGGGGTGGGCCTGCTGCACGCCCGCTTCGAGGAGCTGAAGGCGCGCCTGGGCGCAGAGGGTCTGTTCGACGCCTCGCGCAAGCGCGAGCTGCCCGGACTGCCACGCCGGATCGGCGTGGCCACCTCGCCCACCGGCTCGGTCATCCGCGACATCGAGAACGTGCTGCGGCGGCGCTACCCGCTGGCCCAGCTGGTGCTGGCCCCCTGCAAGGTGCAGGGCGACGGCGCCGCCGACTCGGTGGTGGAGGCGCTCTACGCGCTGTACGATCAGGCGGTGGATGTGATCATCGTGGCGCGCGGCGGCGGCTCCGCCGAGGATCTGTGGTGCTTCAACGAGGAGGTGGTGGCGCGGGCGGTCTACGCCAGCCCGGTGCCGGTGATCAGCGGCGTGGGCCACGAGACCGACGTGACGATCATCGACTACGTGGCCGACCTGCGTGCCCCCACGCCCAGCGCCGCCGCCGAGCTGGTGGCCCCCGAGATCGACGCGCTGGCCGCCGCCGCCGAGGACATGCGCCTGCGCATGGAGCAGGCCCTGCGCGAGCAGATCCGCCAGGCCCGCGACGAGGTGGCGGGCGTGCGCCGCCGCATGGAGTCGGCCTCGCCGCTGGCCCGCGTGATGCGCGACCGCCAGACCATCGACAACCTGCAGCGGCGCATGGCGGCCTCGCTGGGCCACCGGATCAGCCTGGGCCGCGCGCGCGTGGATGGCCTGCGCGCCCACCTGACCGCGCTCAGCCCCCAGGCCACGCTCGATCGCGGCTACGCCGTGGTGCGCCGCCTGGCCGATGGCGCGGTGGTGACCGACCCCGCGCAGGTCGCCCCCGGCGAGCCGCTGGAGATTACGGTGCGCCATGGTACTTTTGGGGCATCTTCCGATTCGCAGGCTTGACAACCCCCCGCAGGCCAACTAGAGTGCATACAGGACTTTTTCTGGCTTCCCAATGCACTGGGCCGCGCCTGGTTGTTATGGCATAGGCATACGAGGAATGACATGACAACACCCACCGAGGTGCAGACCTACGAGACCTGCTACACCCGCATGCAGGAGATCGTGGCGCGGCTGGAGGCGGGCGAGCTGCCGCTGGCCGAGGCCATGGCGCTCTACGAGGAGGGCACGCGGCTGGCCGCCACCTGCCAGCAGCTGCTCGACGCCGCCGAGCTGCGCATCCAAGAGCTTCGCATTGGGGGGGCCGCCAGCTCCGAGGAGTAATCGATGGTTGCCGAACAGACACACCGCTACCCGCGCTGGATTACGTTTTCGATCGAGGTGCTGTGTGCCCTGCTTGTGGGCGGCACGACGCTGCTCGCTGGGCGCGATATACTGCGCTACATCTGGTCTACCTACGATTTAGATCTGTCGATCTCGCGCTACCTGCCCTGGTTCACCGATGTGGTGACGGCGCTGGGCGGCGGCGCGACCAACCATGGCCTCTTCAGCCCCACCGCGCTGCTGCCCTCGCTCACATGGTGGATGCTGGCCCTGCTGTTCTCGCTGCTGGCCCGCAACAGCCTGCCCACCATCCGCACCAGCCCGCGCGGCATGCTGGTGGAGTTCTCTGGCGGCTGGCTGCCCATCCCCTGGGAGTCGCTGACGGCGATCAAGGTGACCGAGGACTTTGGGGCCGAGCGCTTCGTGCTGTTTGCCGAGGCCAGCAAGGACTACCTGACCGGCTGGCATCGGCTCTATGGCTTCCTCTACCGCTTTAGCCTGCGGCGCGGCTTCCTGATCACCTCGGCCATCCAGAACTTCGACGGCCTGGTGAAGACGCTGCTCAGCGAGACCGACCGTGTGGCCCGGGCCCTCGACCGCATCAAC
Coding sequences within:
- the efp gene encoding elongation factor P — protein: MITTSELKKGVVLLMEGDLLRIADFQHVKQGRGSAYVRLTLRNVRSGATVTKTVQAGEKFDTADLDVRKVQYLYREGDDFYFMDNETFEQPIVPAAIIGDAASYIREDDTVSLLTYEGEVLDISLPPSVVLEVAETEPGYKGDTASGAMKPAIMSTGLRVMVPLFVGVGEQLRVDTRTGAYIERVG
- the accB gene encoding acetyl-CoA carboxylase biotin carboxyl carrier protein, coding for MTDMPQDQQGSADEFGLEAVRELLRLISATDVTEIQIERGATKLHIKRGQQVAAAPAPSFAPAPSSTAAAAPAAAPAAGHAAPAEYEPPAGSSTIVSPMVGTFYSASTPKDPAFVNEGDLIQAGDVVGIVEAMKIMNEVDSEFSGRIARILVTNGQPVEYGQPLMIIEPA
- the xseA gene encoding exodeoxyribonuclease VII large subunit produces the protein MQILSVSHLNSYLRELIDADPILSDVWVEGEIFDFKQASSGHWYFSLKEGEATLAAACWRSNVARIGYRPQNGEAVLAHGRVGFYEASGKLQLYVDMIRPSGVGLLHARFEELKARLGAEGLFDASRKRELPGLPRRIGVATSPTGSVIRDIENVLRRRYPLAQLVLAPCKVQGDGAADSVVEALYALYDQAVDVIIVARGGGSAEDLWCFNEEVVARAVYASPVPVISGVGHETDVTIIDYVADLRAPTPSAAAELVAPEIDALAAAAEDMRLRMEQALREQIRQARDEVAGVRRRMESASPLARVMRDRQTIDNLQRRMAASLGHRISLGRARVDGLRAHLTALSPQATLDRGYAVVRRLADGAVVTDPAQVAPGEPLEITVRHGTFGASSDSQA
- the xseB gene encoding exodeoxyribonuclease VII small subunit — encoded protein: MTTPTEVQTYETCYTRMQEIVARLEAGELPLAEAMALYEEGTRLAATCQQLLDAAELRIQELRIGGAASSEE